The DNA segment GCTTCGGACCAGCCGCCGTCGCCTCAGCCGCCGGTGGTTTCGGAGCCAAAATCGGGAGATTTGTAAGCGTCATAGCCGGCAACGGAAGCTGTGCCTGCGGCTGGGGAGTAGTCTTTCGACTGCGGGGCTTTTTCGCAGCAGACTTTGTCCTCGATGGTAGAGTAATTGCTCGAGGCGCGGTAGTGTGCGTGTTGGCGATCGTCTCCGACTGTTCCACTACCCCAGTATCAATCGCGAAACGGAGCGATTTTGGTGACGACTGCCGCTGCTTATCGGCGAtatcttggtgttgttctgcATCCTGCAGACTGTCCCGGGTAACCGCATCCGCTGTCACATTAtcatcacccatcaccacctcccgagTCCTCGCCCGTTTGCGGGATCCCCTCTCCGAATTGTCCATGTCCATCtctgatgacgaggaggtaTCCATCGCGCTGCCAAAATCGGGGGGGGGTCCAAAAGAGTTTCTAACACTGCTGGCGCTGTCTCCACTACTGTTGTTGGGGACGACCCCACCCCCACTCGGCGTGGGCCCCAGGGCGAGGCCCCGGAACCTGTGTGCGACGCAGCTTCGGGGGCTTGTGCTGCCGTCGTCCGTTTGGGAGGAGTCGGGGCTGAAGGTGaactgttgttgttgatgtgctgGAGAGGGGAAGTCGGGGATTTGACGTCCTAGTATCTGCTCGCGCTTTCGCTTTGGCGTTGAGAAGGGTGATGGCGCTGCCATTTCAGTTGTTGGTGTGAACATTCGAACGTTtcgggaggcggcggcgctggcggtCAATTGCTGCTTGATGAATCCACCGAGCCTTATAGGGCTGCAGATGAGGTGCGGTAGTGCCTTTTGGACTCGATGATCTTGCCGACGATATAGCAGCTATGGGAGTTGGGCGAGGAGacctgggaggggggaaggagatATAAACAGCTGGCTGTACGGTAGTAGGTTCCAAAAACGTGGCAGTTAAGTGCAGGTGGTCTTGACAATGGATGGCTTGCCGATGCGCTACGCTATTGTTGGCCGCTCGGCGGTTGAATTGCTGAAGAAGGGAGTCGGAGTCTGAATGCAGGGCACCAGTGGCTTGTGCAGGGGTTCCCCGCCCCACTTTTGGCAGTCGCATGGGCACATCGAGCCCCACCTTTTGCAACTTCAACTGATCACAATCGGCCCAGAGACTCCGGTCCTCCAGTCAAACGATACGTCACATACCCGATTGCTATTGCGGTACACGTGGGATATGTTTCACAGAATCTTTTGGTGTCTATTAACTTCTAGTGTTTGACAACCAGGACCGAGTACAAACCCAACCTTTTGCCCAACCTGACGTTGATACCATCGATGCCAACCACGTCTTGCCTGTAGCCTTGTTTGCAATCACATCGCCAAAGGGACCTCCATAAATTTCCAACCAGACGCAGGAATGCTAAATCTTCAAGTCTCGGAGGCGGGTGAGCATATGTTTAGCATACAAGGGGCGTTGGTATAATGTAGTCTCCGCTTTCTCCTAGCTTGGAGAAACACCATCCCAACCTCAACGCTTTGGAATCCCAGCttggaaggggttgtgaCCTCAGCATTAGGGAGTTGTAGTCCCAGCTTTTAATGCAATAGACTGGTACTTACATGATCACAATCTACCCCACCCTCTATCCAGGCGATTGAGTCATTCTTCAACTTCACCATCTCGGCCCCTTGCGTGGCTTGCGCGGCTTCCTACACCGCGAGGAAGCCATCCAGGGAGCGCTTGATAGCGCCATGGTCCCGTGGGCAATCACGGAGGGTTTCATCCAAGCACTTGTTGAAATTTTCGCGCTCCCTGTCTTGCATCCTTATCGAGTTTGCGGCTACCGAGATGTCAGATTGCCCTTGCTGATCACTGAAAAGCACAGCCTTGTTGACCGTGAGCTCAATGGCAGTGACTCGATCATGAAGGGCCTGAACTGCTTCAGTAAGGGCATCCAACGTAGCAGCGTCGGTCGACAGAGCAGTGGCACCCGTGGCCGGCAGGTTGTTGTGCTTTTTGAGGGCCTCGATCGTGTCCCCTTGATCTTTGATCAAACGCGCTTGTTCCTGCAGGATCGGGTACATGTTGGCTTGCATGTTGGTGATATTCTGGCAGAGCTGGTCAATGTCGGCCTGTGTGTCCTCAACACGTTCATCGGCAATCTTCACACCGGTTCCAAGGGGAAAAGAGTCGTCTTCTCGGTGCTGTGAAGATCGAGGGCAAGGTCGGCGATACTGTCGACGGTGGAGCCCAAAGTTTTGTCAAGATCCTTGACGGCTTCTGTGGGTGCCATGTTCTTGGAGCCAACTGACACTGAAGACAGCCAATGCTCTACGTCGTCGCAACTGCCGAGGTCGACTTCAATTCCATTGATCTCTTCATCGCGCAACTCCTGCATCACTGTTAGACACTGGAATGAACTGCTCCGTGTCGATGGTCGAGATACTTGCCTGCATAATCTGAGCGAGCGTGATCACAGCATCAGGTTGGATAGCGGCGGGGTCGAGAACGGGAGCAGCGTTGGcggttgaagaagcagccTGAGTCCGTCATTACTTGAAACAAAACGCTGAGAAAGTCGAGCATGATAATTGACAGTGTTGGCATTGCAGCGGCATTTCACAGTGAAAATGAATGTGTATGGAGGCAAGCCAGGGTAGGGAACCATCGACGGCAAATGTGTTTGATCGGGGACTTACATCAACCGAACCCACGGCCGTCTTCTTGCGATGCTGGGTTTTTTCCTTTGACTTCACCATTGTTATTCGTGAGCAGGCGGGCTGGCAAAATGGAGTCGCGAGGAGGCGATAACAGAAGCGCGGGCCGGCGAAAACAGATGCTAAAGTGGGCAAGAACTAAAGCTCCAACAGGTGAAAAGAGAGGcgcaaggaggagaaaaaggagcagaggaagaagaggggatCAGAAGAGGGTAATTTATACCTGAGTAGCAGAAGGCGGGGCCAGCCAATGGCCGGAATCAATCCCCATTGTTTACCTATTGTTCCCTATCATCATAGCAAGGTGAATAGATAAGGGACTCACACGGTTAGTCACCAAGGTATCTACGTAAGCTGGTTGGCTGATCTTTCCACTCGCGAAGAAGGAGCAACGCAAGACTCGGAGAAATCAGGTCGTAGAAGAATACCCGGGAAGGGCAGAGGGCACAAGGCAGGAGAGCTTAGGGAGAAGTACTCTAGGGCAGTGGGAAGGTGAAAAAACAGGACGGCAGCAATGAATACCGGCCATCAAGGTACTTGACGGGCATTAACAGAAAGCATTAGCTCAGATAGAAAGACTCGATAAGTAAGAGTCTAGAATATATGCCCATGTAGATATGACAATGCAGAAGCTACCACACCCTATGATGCGCCATTATCGTGGTCTACTTCTCATCGTGCTGTTAGACCATCCgccacaccagccacactGCACTGCTACCCCCTGACCAAGCTCTGATGACAAAAGTATTGAACAAAGGCAGGCCACATTGCGTCGTTCCAATTGCAACGCGACGGCCATGTGCGGCGAGCACAGCGAGTT comes from the Podospora pseudocomata strain CBS 415.72m chromosome 5, whole genome shotgun sequence genome and includes:
- a CDS encoding hypothetical protein (EggNog:ENOG503P6RD) is translated as MFTPTTEMAAPSPFSTPKRKREQILGRQIPDFPSPAHQQQQFTFSPDSSQTDDGSTSPRSCVAHRFRGLALGPTPSGGGVVPNNSSGDSASSVRNSFGPPPDFGSAMDTSSSSEMDMDNSERGSRKRARTREVVMGDDNVTADAVTRDSLQDAEQHQDIADKQRQSSPKSLRFAIDTGVVEQSETIANTHTTAPRAITLPSRTKSAAKKPRSRKTTPQPQAQLPLPAMTLTNLPILAPKPPAAEATAAGPKPPTTVITDPLRASLTWHDDEITIYDPDDSDDDGTGINGIGFKPTAAVAYARTVKRKQQLAEYRKREEREARAWRNQRRRRGESPAVSLSGSSSDVKKKMERRRVRFLDGSAEVKVTV